AACGTAGGCCGCCCTGCATTGGTCCATGGCACCGCGTACGTCCAGGTCAAGTTCACCTGCGTAGCTGTTTGGTTGGCGGCGGCAGTTAAGCGCACGCTCGAGGCAGGCTGCGTAGCCTCACTCTGCGCGCCGGCTTGCCCAGGGATGCCACCCACAAAGAACTCTAGGCGGTAGGTATACGCGTTAGACTGCGTGTTCAGTCCCGTGTCCACGTAGCTCGTGTCGGCGAGGTTACTGGTGGTGAATACGGATGTGAAGTTGGTAGTGCTCTGCCCCACCGCCCGCGAGAGGCGGTAGCTGCTGGGAGTTGGAAAACCTACACCATCTAAGCCCGTCTTAGGTGCCGTCCAACGCACAGTAATAGCACCAGTTGTAGTATTGGTCTGGTCTACTGTCACGTTTTTGAGCAGCGCGCTCTTGCCTTTTAGTGTCACGCAAACCTCCTGTGAGGCTAAGCTAGCTCCTCCCCCAGGCAGCGGGAAGGTGGCGTAGATCCGATACGAGTACGTCTTACCTCGCTCTAAGCCTTGTGTATCGGTGAACTGCTGGGTGTCTTTAGCTACAGAGCCCACCTGCACATAGCCCAATGAAGCGGGCAAGCCTGTCTGGCATGCGTCAGGAGTAAAGTTCGTGCAGCCTTCTTTGCGGAAGATAAGGAGCTGGATACCATCGCGGCCTACGCAGTCGGCTAGGTACCGATTCCAGCGTAGCGTCACCGAGGGCGGAATCGTTGCGTTCTGCTGACCGGTTAGCCCCGTCGGAGCTGGCCCAATCACCGTAATTCGCCAACCCCGTTCGTCGATCAGCGGAGAGCCAGAAGTTGGAACATCCTGCGCCTTGAACACGATCTGCGTTGGCTCGCTTGCGATATTATTGCAATTGGGCGTCCAGGTAAATGTTCCGCGTGCCGTGGGTGGCCCCGATGTTGTTTGTCGGAAAGTAGCTGGAGGAATGATGCCACTATAAGCAAATAAGGTGACCGGGTTTCGGTCGGGATCGGTAGCCGTAATAGTGCGAGTGATGGTTGTTCCCGCCACCACACACGTGTCGTTTGGTATTTTGAGAAGTGGCCGCAGGTTCTCGCTGTTCTCCACGATAATCTGCATGTCGCGAATTACTTGCCCAATGCGGCGGGCGGGCGCTCCTGCTACACGACGCCATTCACTCACCACAAAAGCGGCGTTATAATACCCTAGCCGGAATGGCGAATTCCACACAATTTGCCCCGTTCGCACATCTTGCGAAAACCGTACAGTATTCCCGCCGGGGTCACTTGGCGGGCCGCTATAAGGGACGCTGGTGCCGCCAAAGCTAGGATCGTCAGGGTAAGTATAACCTGGGCAAACTTGGTTGTTTGGCCGGTTGTTGCCAGTAGGTGATGCGGTGCCTTCAATTCCTTCAGGCACGTATTGGCAGCGCACTAGCTGATAGCTCAAGGAGTCGCCATCAGCGTCGAAAGCAGCTGGGTTGTGCAAGTACACTTGATTGCGAGCAGCGCGGTCGATGGCCGGTGCTGTTAGAATTGGCGACCGGTTTAGTCCCAACGCAGGGTCAATCACGATAGTCGTGGAGATGTAAAATGACCGGTTAAAAGAATCCGGAATGTTCAGAATGTCCCGGTTACGGTTCTCCCCAATAAAGCTAATCGTGTACGTTCCAACAGCGTTGTAAGTGTGCTCGAAGTAATAGATGTTGAGGTCAGTACTATTCGATATGCGAATAGGGTCAGCCGTAGAGCGCTTAATAGCATCTACCCCGCTACTAGTACCATCACCGAAAAAGATAGTAGCAGTAGGTTGCCTGACGCTCGAGGGAGAATTATCCGTATATAAGATCATCTTAAAAAAGATGCGGCGTGGATTACGGCCCGCCGTTGTATCCACTTTGGCTTGAATGTCGCCGGCGCGTAAGTGGGAAGCTTGGGTGTTGCGCGCTAAGAGCAGCAAGCAGGATAAGCTTATCCACAATGCCAGCAGCAACCGCCTGTTAGGAGCAGGTAGCGAAAGAATCATAGAAGATCAGGTTGTGTGCAGAGGGATGAAAAAGAGCAAAAAAGCCGTCGAGAAATCTAACAAAAAAGTAAGGGGCTAGGTTAGAGTAAAACTAGTAAGCCTTAACGGCGGGGGTTTAAGATTGATTCATGTACTACCCAAACGAATAATTTGGATTGTTTCGTACATAGTCCGCGCTTACCTTTGACCACTATAACCAACGTTTCTTTACCTACTAGTAGCTCCTATGAGTTGGATTAGTAATACGTTTTCCAGCAGCATCGGCCGCAAAGTTGTGGTGGCCATTACGGGTTTATTCCTATGCTCGTTCTTAGTGGTCCACCTGATTGGCAACTTTCAGCTGTTCAAGAATGACGGCGGCGCCGCCTTCAACATTTATTCACACTTCATGGGCACCAACCCGGTCATCCGCACTGTTGAGTGGGTGCTGTTGTTGGGTTTCGTTTTCCACATTTACGAGTCGTATACGCTAGCAGTCCGAAATCGGGCAGCTCGTTCGGTCGGATATGTTGAAAGCCGTCCTAGCCAGAACAGTCCCTGGTATTCGCGCAGCATGGCGCTGCTCGGCACCATCATTCTGCTCTTCTTGCTGGTACACATGTACAACTTCTTCTATCGGGCTCGTTTCGGCGATTTGGATCCCGATATCAACAACAACGCGGACCTCTACACGCTTGTGTATAGTTCCTTTAAGCAATGGTGGTACGTGTTGCTCTACGTAGCGGCACAGGTGGCCTTGTGCTACCACCTCATCCACGGTTTCCGCAGCGGATTCCAAACGCTTGGCTTGAACCACCGCAAGTACACGCCTCTGATTCGGGTCATCGGTTACGCCTTCGCCATCTTGGTGTGCGCTGGTTTTGCCGCTATGCCGTTGTATTTCTTCTTCTTCAAACCAGAACTCGCTCATTAAGATGCTACCGGATTCCAAAATTCCCGAGGGCCCATTGGCCGAGAAATGGGAGAAGCATAAGTTCAACGTTAAGCTCGTAAACCCTGCTAACAAGCGGAAATACGACGTTATCATTGTCGGTACGGGCCTAGCTGGCGCGTCTGCGGCAGCCTCCTTAGCCGAACTAGGCTATAACGTAAAAGCTTTTACGTACCACGATTCACCACGCCGTGCTCACTCTATTGCGGCACAGGGGGGTATCAACGCAGCTAAAAACTACCAGAACGACGGTGACTCTGTGTTCCGCTTGTTCTACGATACGATTAAAGGTGGTGACTACCGCGCCCGTGAAGCTAACGTGTACCGTTTGGCTCAGGTATCGGTGAATATCATCGACCAGTGCGTGGCACAAGGGGTACCTTTCGCCCGTGAATACGGCGGGTTGCTCGCTAACCGTTCGTTCGGTGGTGCGCAGGTAAGCCGTACGTTCTACGCCCGTGGCCAAACTGGTCAGCAGTTGCTACTTGGTGCCTACTCGGCCCTGAGCCGGCAGGTTGCTTACGGCAAAGTGAAGCTCTATACCCGTTCCGAAATGTTGGATCTGGTGGTAGTAGATGGCAAAGCCCGCGGCATCGTGACGCGTAACCTTATTACAGGTGAGATTCAAACGCACTCAGCACACGCTGTAATCTTGGCAA
This Hymenobacter sp. GOD-10R DNA region includes the following protein-coding sequences:
- a CDS encoding succinate dehydrogenase cytochrome b subunit, whose protein sequence is MSWISNTFSSSIGRKVVVAITGLFLCSFLVVHLIGNFQLFKNDGGAAFNIYSHFMGTNPVIRTVEWVLLLGFVFHIYESYTLAVRNRAARSVGYVESRPSQNSPWYSRSMALLGTIILLFLLVHMYNFFYRARFGDLDPDINNNADLYTLVYSSFKQWWYVLLYVAAQVALCYHLIHGFRSGFQTLGLNHRKYTPLIRVIGYAFAILVCAGFAAMPLYFFFFKPELAH
- a CDS encoding gliding motility-associated C-terminal domain-containing protein, with protein sequence MILSLPAPNRRLLLALWISLSCLLLLARNTQASHLRAGDIQAKVDTTAGRNPRRIFFKMILYTDNSPSSVRQPTATIFFGDGTSSGVDAIKRSTADPIRISNSTDLNIYYFEHTYNAVGTYTISFIGENRNRDILNIPDSFNRSFYISTTIVIDPALGLNRSPILTAPAIDRAARNQVYLHNPAAFDADGDSLSYQLVRCQYVPEGIEGTASPTGNNRPNNQVCPGYTYPDDPSFGGTSVPYSGPPSDPGGNTVRFSQDVRTGQIVWNSPFRLGYYNAAFVVSEWRRVAGAPARRIGQVIRDMQIIVENSENLRPLLKIPNDTCVVAGTTITRTITATDPDRNPVTLFAYSGIIPPATFRQTTSGPPTARGTFTWTPNCNNIASEPTQIVFKAQDVPTSGSPLIDERGWRITVIGPAPTGLTGQQNATIPPSVTLRWNRYLADCVGRDGIQLLIFRKEGCTNFTPDACQTGLPASLGYVQVGSVAKDTQQFTDTQGLERGKTYSYRIYATFPLPGGGASLASQEVCVTLKGKSALLKNVTVDQTNTTTGAITVRWTAPKTGLDGVGFPTPSSYRLSRAVGQSTTNFTSVFTTSNLADTSYVDTGLNTQSNAYTYRLEFFVGGIPGQAGAQSEATQPASSVRLTAAANQTATQVNLTWTYAVPWTNAGRPTLVFRRNPGSTTFVQVASVTGGATGGSYVDQGTAAAPLQKGQTYCYYVQTEGGYGLPGNSYLNTLINLSQQQCVVLAAIPCPPVLRLVNNCDSLNAVVSSRSGVFPRPGETYTNLLRWNLDTNAPAGCVTDIAYYRIFSRAANETQMSLRDSTRAPGITSYDDKGLLSQAVCYQVQAVDVRGQRSALSAEVCADNCQLFVLPNIFTPNGDGLNDTFRPKVSSPLRRIHFTAFNRWGVKVYESQNNPLIDWTGDGTNGEGTSGGKVSDGLYYYQAEVEFADLNGTKKTFKGWVQINR